TTCAGGGTATTGTTAGCCCAATCCACTGCCAGGTCAATTGTGATATGCCCTTGATGATCCTGTTTATCAGCAAAACAGGCAAACCTTTGCAGCTGTGCCCCTTCGGTATGCAAATTATAACCGACGCTGCGGCGAGTATGCAAATATGACTCGACCCGCTTCTTCATGCTTGACCACTTGCTCATGACCGCCTCCCCGGCCACGGCATAGCCACATGTCTGAGTTCTGGTAAATTTATCTTAGTATAGATTTGAGTGGTATCTATGCTTCGGTGCTGTAAGACATCAGCAATTTGTTTAAGACTGACGTCATTCTGTAGCATTCGTGTTGCCATCGTATGTCTGTTATGGAGAGCTCCCCATAATCGCCATTATGTAGAGTCAGGAATTATGGTGAGTATGGCTCAAAAAGCCTACTGTTCCGGTTAATTTTTATCAAAACACTCCCCATTATAATTCTCGCCAAGTACCCAATAAGCGCT
Above is a window of Desulfotignum balticum DSM 7044 DNA encoding:
- a CDS encoding tyrosine-type recombinase/integrase, with the translated sequence MATRMLQNDVSLKQIADVLQHRSIDTTQIYTKINLPELRHVAMPWPGRRS